The following DNA comes from Microbacterium wangchenii.
GGACCTTCGGTTCGTGACGTGCGATGAAGTCGAGGTATCGACGCTCCAGCGTCTCGAGGTCGAAGACGTCGGCGACGGAGAACGGACGCCCGGGCCGTGCCACGATGGTCGCGCGCAGGACGCTGCCGTCGTCGACCTGCAAGGTGTCGAGCAGTTCGACGGCTTCGATCGTTCGATCATGCGGCGTGATCCAGTTGGCATCGTTGAGCAGGCCGAAGCCCAAGTCCCGCAATCGCGTCCGCAGCACGCGCCGGACGTCACGCGCAGGCTCGGGTATCGAGAAGGTGACCACGGTCCACAGTCCGTCCCAACCGGTGATGTCGAGGCCGAATCGCAAGACGCGCCGCATGGTCGCCTCCGCGGATTCGCTCATGCGCTCGGGGGCGCCGTACGACGTGGTCCGGCCGGACTTGCCCTGGGTGAGGAGACCGCGCTTGTGAAGTCGTCGCATCGCCTGACGCGCGCCGCTCTCCGTGATGCCGAACTCGGCGAGCAGTGCCACGATCGCCGCCGACGGGATCTGTTCACTCCGCCTGAACCAGTAGTCGCCCAGGAGCGTCACGATGAGGTACTGCGGCTCGCGGCTCGTCGTCGATCGAGGCAGCCGTGGTCCAGGAGGCAGGGAATCCACCCCGCCACGTTATCCGGCTCTCGCCCCGCCGAGTGCCGTCCAACCGGTGCGCGGTAGGCTGGCGGAGGCTCCGTGCGGAGGTCGCAGACCGCGGTCGGGGGTGTTCGGGAGGAGCGCGAATGATCGTGGGGATCGGGGTCGACCTGGTCGACATCCCCCGCTTCGAGCGGTCGATCGCGCGCACCCCGCGCCTGCTGACGCGACTGTTCGCGCCGAAGGAGCGGATGCTGAAGCCGCACTCGCTCGCGGCGCGCTACGCCGCGAAGGAGGCCCTCATCAAGGCGCTCGGCGGATCCGACGGCGTGCACTGGACCGAGATCGAGGTGGTC
Coding sequences within:
- a CDS encoding PaaX family transcriptional regulator C-terminal domain-containing protein produces the protein MDSLPPGPRLPRSTTSREPQYLIVTLLGDYWFRRSEQIPSAAIVALLAEFGITESGARQAMRRLHKRGLLTQGKSGRTTSYGAPERMSESAEATMRRVLRFGLDITGWDGLWTVVTFSIPEPARDVRRVLRTRLRDLGFGLLNDANWITPHDRTIEAVELLDTLQVDDGSVLRATIVARPGRPFSVADVFDLETLERRYLDFIARHEPKVQEVLAGGVTPRDALVMRTEIMTEWLQFRQFDPDLPVELLPDGWPRARAREVAFRIYDELGVAAEARFRQVLGAVDRDLAALSSHHTSRDA
- a CDS encoding holo-ACP synthase, with the translated sequence MIVGIGVDLVDIPRFERSIARTPRLLTRLFAPKERMLKPHSLAARYAAKEALIKALGGSDGVHWTEIEVVSEASGRPRFALSGSTAEAMAARGITRTHLSLSHDAGMATAYVIVESA